A single window of Salvia splendens isolate huo1 chromosome 6, SspV2, whole genome shotgun sequence DNA harbors:
- the LOC121807616 gene encoding nucleolin 1-like, with the protein MGKSSKKVAKVEAAAVVAAPTKPLKKGKREADEAIEKKVVSAKKQKVEEKKVEAKIEKKVLKKKVESSSSEDDSSSEDEQPPKAKAPLAKNGSAKSDSEESSGLEEDVPKKAPAAATKNGKAAPKKQQESSDDDSSSEDESSSDDDVPAAKKAPAAAAKKKEESSDSSDDDSSSDEDVAPAKKPAAPVKKATAPAAKKDESSSEEESSSDEDDAPSKKAPVTAPAAAKKKEESSDSEDDSSSDEDVAPAKKAAPVKQVATPAAKKKDESSSEEDSSSDEDVAPAKKPACPKKAAVPVAKKEESSSEEESSSDEDAAPAKKAPAATSAAAPKKKEESSDESDSEESSDEEEAPKAASLKRPTADAKKAKEESSDDDSDESSDESDDDEPQKKKIKGQAKKSASSDESSEEDESSEEEDEKPAKTPKKTSGDVQMMDVDNTPKTPSTPNVQSGGSKTLFVGNLSFSVEQADVENFFKSAGEVVDVRFAMGQDNSFRGFGHVEFATAEAAAKALELNGQELLGREVRLDLAKERGAATPFSGGRDSQSFQRGGGAQGQTAFVRGFNKFDSEDQIRSALEEHFSECGEITRVSIPKDQEGGVKGIAYLDFKEGDAFNKALELSGSQLGDSTLYVDEAKPRDNNASGGGRGGGRGFGRSGGRDSGGRFGGGGRRGGGRGGRDSGGRFGGGGRGGRGFSNKPSFTPSGKKTTFSDE; encoded by the exons ATGGGTAAATCAAGCAAAAAGGTCGCTAAG GTCGAAGCAGCTGCTGTCGTCGCTGCTCCCACCAAGCCTTTAAAGAAAG GCAAGAGAGAGGCAGATGAAGCTATTGAGAAGAAAGTGGTGAGTGCTAAGAAACAGAAGGTGGAAGAAAAGAAGGTTGAGGCCAAAATTGAAAAGAAGGTCCTTAAGAAGAAGGTcgagtcttcttcttctgaagaTGACTCTTCTTCCGAAGATGAGCAACCTCCCAAG GCTAAGGCACCACTTGCCAAGAATGGGTCTGCAAAGTCAGACTCAGAGGAAAGCAGTGGTTTAGAGGAAGATGTTCCTAAGAAGGCGCCTGCTGCTGCGACAAAGAATGGAAAGGCAGCTCCCAAGAAGCAGCAGGAGTCCAGCGATGATGATTCTTCCTCTGAAGATGAGAGCAGTTCTGATGATGATGTTCCTGCAGCTAAGAAGGCCCCTGCAGCTGCTGCCAAGAAGAAAGAGGAATCCTCTGATTCTTCTGATGATGATAGTAGCTCAGATGAGGATGTTGCCCCAGCCAAGAAACCTGCAGCCCCAGTTAAGAAGGCAACTGCACCTGCAGCAAAGAAAGATGAGTCATCATCCGAAGAAGAGTCCAGTTCTGATGAAGATGATGCACCGTCCAAGAAAGCTCCTGTGACCGCCCCTGCTGCAGCCAAGAAGAAAGAGGAATCCTCTGATTCTGAGGATGATAGCAGTTCTGATGAGGATGTTGCCCCAGCCAAGAAAGCAGCTCCAGTTAAGCAGGTAGCCACCCCTGCGGCCAAGAAGAAAGATGAATCTTCATCTGAGGAAGATTCCAGTTCTGATGAGGATGTTGCCCCAGCCAAGAAACCTGCATGCCCTAAGAAGGCAGCTGTACCTGTGGCAAAGAAAGAAGAATCATCATCCGAAGAAGAGTCCAGTTCTGATGAGGATGCTGCTCCAGCCAAGAAAGCTCCTGCCGCCACCTCTGCTGCAGCTCCCAAGAAGAAAGAGGAGTCCAGTGATGAATCTGATTCAGAAGAAAGCTCTGATGAGGAA GAAGCACCCAAGGCTGCTTCATTGAAGAGACCCACTGCAGATGCTAAAAAG GCCAAGGAGGAAAGTTCTGATGATGATAGTGATGAGAGTTCTGATgaaagtgatgatgatgaacctCAGAAAAAGAAGATTAAAGGCCAA GCAAAGAAGAGTGCCAGTTCCGATGAGTCCTCTGAGGAAGATGAGTCTtcagaggaagaagatgaaaaacCTGCCAAGACTCCTAAGAAAACA AGTGGAGATGTTCAAATGATGGATGTTGACAATACT CCCAAGACACCTTCCACACCCAATGTGCAGTCTGGAGGTTCAAAAACTCTATTTGTTGGAAACTTATCCTTCTCTGTTGAGCAAGCAGATGT TGAGAACTTCTTCAAATCTGCTGGGGAAGTTGTGGATGTCCGTTTTGCTATGGGTCAAGATAATTCATTCCGGGGCTTTGGTCATGTTGAGTTTGCTACCGCAGAAGCAGCGGCAAAG GCACTGGAATTGAATGGTCAAGAGTTGTTGGGTCGTGAAGTGAGACTTGACCTTGCTAAAGAAAGGGGTGCTGCCACTCCGTTCAGCGG TGGCCGAGATTCACAATCCTTCCAGAGGGGAGGAGGAGCTCAGGGACAAACAGCATTTGTTCGCGGATTTAACAAATTCGACAGTGAAGACCAG ATTAGGAGTGCCCTGGAGGAGCATTTCAGCGAATGTGGTGAAATCACCCGAGTTTCTATCCCCAAAGATCAAGAGGGTGGTGTTAAAGG TATTGCTTACCTTGATTTCAAGGAAGGAGATGCCTTCAACAAAGCTTTGGAGCTAAGTGGATCTCAACTTGGTGACAGCACCTTGTATGTTGATGAGGCCAAGCCAAGGGATAATAATGCTTCTGGTGGCGGCAGAGGAGGCGGTAGAGGCTTTGGAAGAAGTGGTGGTCGGGACTCTGGTGGCCGATTCGGAGGTGGCGGGCGCCGTGGTGGTGGCCGTGGTGGTCGGGACTCTGGTGGTCGTTTTGGTGGTGGTGGCAGAGGAGGACGTGGATTCAGCAACAAACCCAGCTTTACTCCATCTG GAAAGAAAACCACATTCAGCGATGAGTAG
- the LOC121809653 gene encoding cell division cycle 20.2, cofactor of APC complex-like: protein METGNMNSSSTPNKSKSHLPLQEKLIQRRNSKENLDRFIPNRSAMDFDYANYMLTGKENPCTSSSPSREAYRKQLAETFNMNRTRILAFKNKPPTPVEAIPSDFSSAAQQVKSAKPRRHIPQTSERTLDAPDIMDDYYLNLLDWGSSNVLSIALGHTVYLWDASDGATSELVTIDDECGPVTSVKWAPDGRHIAVGINNSEVQLWDSTSNRLLRTLKGGHRSRVGAMDWNNHILTTGGMDGQIFNNDVRVRSHIVETYTGHEQEVCGLKWSASGQQLASGGNDNVLQIWDRSMAASNAPTQWLHRLEEHTAAVKALAWCPFQSNLLASGGGAGDRCIKFWNTHTGSCLNSVDTGSQVCSLLWNKNERELLSSHGFTHNQLTLWKYPSVVKMAELTGHTSRVLYMAQSPDGCTVASAAGDETLRFWNVFGTPEVAKPAPKTKSEPFAHLNRIR from the exons ATGGAAACAGGAAATATGAACTCATCTTCCACACCAAACAAGAGTAAGTCGCATCTCCCGCTGCAAGAGAAGCTCATCCAAAGAAGAAATTCCAAGGAGAAT TTGGATCGCTTCATACCAAACAGGTCGGCAATGGATTTCGATTATGCTAATTACATGCTTACAGGTAAGGAAAACCCTTGTACAAGCTCTTCTCCATCAAGGGAAGCATACAGGAAGCAGCTTGCAGAAACCTTCAACATGAACAGAACTAGGATTTTGGCTTTCAAGAACAAACCACCAACCCCGGTAGAGGCAATTCCCAGTGATTTCTCATCCGCGGCTCAACAAGTCAAATCTGCCAAGCCACGCCGTCACATTCCCCAG ACGTCTGAGAGGACACTAGATGCCCCTGATATTATGGATGATTATTATTTGAATCTATTGGACTGGGGCAGCAGCAACGTTCTTTCCATCGCTCTTGGGCACACTGTTTATCTGTGGGATGCTTCTGACGGGGCTACCTCCGAACTTGTTACCATCGATGACGAGTGTGGCCCGGTTACCAGTGTCAAATGGGCTCCTGATGGAAGGCATATTGCTGTTGGTATCAACAACTCTGAAGTTCAGCTTTGGGATTCCACCTCTAACAGACTG TTGAGGACCTTGAAAGGAGGGCACAGATCTCGAGTTGGTGCTATGGACTGGAACAATCACATCCTAACAACCGGAGGCATGGACGGTCAGATCTTCAACAATGATGTGAGAGTGAGGTCTCACATTGTCGAAACCTACACAGGACATGAACAAGAAGTATGTGGGCTTAAGTGGTCAGCATCTGGGCAGCAGTTGGCTAGTGGTGGAAACGACAACGTCCTCCAAATCTGGGACAGATCCATGGCAGCATCGAATGCTCCTACTCAGTGGCTTCACAGGCTTGAGGAGCATACCGCTGCTGTTAAAGCACTCGCGTGGTGTCCCTTCCAGAGCAATTTGCTGGCCTCGGGCGGAGGCGCTGGAGATAGGTGCATCAAGTTCTGGAACACTCACACCGGCTCGTGCTTGAACTCAGTGGACACCGGCTCACAAGTCTGCTCTCTTCTGTGGAACAAAAATGAGCGCGAGCTGCTGAGTTCACACGGTTTCACTCACAATCAGCTCACTCTCTGGAAGTACCCGTCAGTGGTGAAGATGGCTGAGCTCACGGGGCATACCTCTCGAGTTCTTTACATGGCTCAGAGCCCAGATGGGTGCACTGTTGCATCTGCAGCAGGAGACGAGACTCTTCGATTTTGGAATGTTTTCGGGACACCTGAAGTTGCTAAGCCTGCGCCAAAGACAAAGTCAGAGCCATTCGCTCACTTGAACCGCATCAGATGA
- the LOC121809431 gene encoding uncharacterized protein LOC121809431 yields the protein MERYRISDDEIAEVDFDSRSTTGSSSSPSRSLPISTSPSDSAGSGMTGGHNYIIHTVGKYDTVAGVAIKYGVEVADIKRLNGLVTDLQMFALKTLKIPLPGKHPVSPTWCNGLETQRPNSSEQDPSNRRQSDLFDSFQSLKLGSSEPKVSPAMNSLRGYYGLRQPDEKASSGGLDPNGGAKYLEDGSFYTPSKHPLSHQRKSRSVANNLMYANGGLHDPLLSPESEDSGTNKWIEKLLGRRQMSETGLTSCPPEKLLKEESSSSSGISSGGLALRSKAASRAFSGGVDAELGGMTPIPLDLGESPQTDPVNGVRKSSSTSSLMDTDISALSLLWPTSTWSLKPDFQALSSAAMPIFDGLPKPMSRKNKAALD from the exons ATGGAACGATACCGGATatcggatgatgaaattgcCGAAGTCGATTTCGATTCCAGATCAACGACGGGATCATCATCATCGCCGTCGAGATCACTGCCGATTTCGACCTCGCCTTCCGATTCCGCCGGCTCAGGCATGACCGGCGGGCACAACTACATAATACACACCGTTGGCAAATACGACACCGTCGCCGGCGTCGCCATAAAATACGGCGTCGAG GTGGCAGATATTAAGAGGTTAAATGGGTTGGTGACCGATCTCCAAATGTTTGCTTTGAAGACCCTTAAAATACCATTACCAGGGAAGCACCCCGTGTCCCCCACCTGGTGCAATGGCCTAGAGACTCAACG GCCAAACAGCTCTGAGCAGGACCCCTCCAACCGTCGACAATCTGATTTATTTGATTCGTTTCAGTCTTTAAAATTAGGTTCTTCAGAGCCTAAAGTTTCACCAGCCATGAACAGCTTGAGAGGTTATTATGGTCTCAGACAACCAGATGAGAAGGCTTCGTCCGGAGGTTTAGACCCGAACGGGGGAGCTAAATATCTTGAGGATGGGTCATTTTACACACCTTCAAAACATCCATTGAGTCATCAAAGGAAATCGAGAAGTGTTGCTAATAATTTAATGTATGCAAATGGTGGGCTGCATGACCCGCTCTTGTCACCAGAATCTGAAGATAGTGGCACTAACAAATGGATTGAGAAGCTATTAGGGAGGCGGCAAATGTCTGAAACCGGATTAACATCTTGTCCCCCAGAAAAGCTTCTTAAGGAGGAAAGCAGCAGTAGCAGTGGCATTTCAAGTGGAGGCTTGGCTCTCAGGTCCAAGGCAGCCTCCCGAGCTTTCTCAGGCGGAGTAGATGCTGAGTTGGGTGGGATGACCCCAATTCCTTTAGATTTGGGGGAATCACCTCAAACTGATCCTGTCAATGGAGTACGGAAGTCATCAAGTACATCGAGCTTGATGGATACAGATATCAGTGCATTATCGTTGCTATGGCCAACGTCAACGTGGAGTTTGAAGCCAGATTTCCAGGCTCTTTCTTCTGCTGCCATGCCTATCTTTGATGGTCTGCCTAAGCCAATGAGCCGGAAAAACAAAGCTGCACTTGATTAG
- the LOC121807827 gene encoding photosystem II stability/assembly factor HCF136, chloroplastic-like: MAALQHLSSSITAPLPPQLRSRFHPRRRRGCRLLPSASAAPHYEQTDNAITRRQLIGGLQAAAAISLYPLGRKALAADDSLSEWERVFLPIDPGVVLLDIAFVPDDPSHGFLLGTRQTLLETKDGGTTWAPRSIPSAEDEDFNYRFNCISFKGKEGWIIGKPAILLYTSDAGDTWKRIHRDAKLFPGQEPERWQIDAVYIKGTGEKGAELVTDQGAIYVTSNGGYNWKAAIQETVSATLNRTVSSGISGASYYTGTFSTVNRSPDGKYVAVSSRGNFYLTWEPGQAYWQPHNRAIARRIQNMGWRADGGLWLLARGGGLFLSKGTGISEEFEEIPVQSRGFGILDVGYRSEDEAWAAGGSGVLLKTTNSGKTWVRDRAADNIAANLYSVKFINDKQGFVLGNDGVLLKYLG, translated from the exons ATGGCTGCTCTTCAGCACCTCTCTTCTTCTATCACCGCTCCCTTGCCGCCGCAGCTCCGCTCTCGTTTCCATCCCCGCCGCCGTCGCGGTTGTCGCCTCCTCCCTTCCGCCTCGGCCGCTCCTCACTATGAGCAGACTGACAACGCCATCACCCGCCGCCAATTGATCGGCGGACTGCAAGCCGCGGCCGCGATTTCGCTCTATCCGCTCGGCCGCAAGGCTCTGGCGGCGGACGACTCGCTGTCCGAGTGGGAGAGAGTTTTCCTTCCGATTGATCCCGGAGTCGTGCTTCTCGACATTGCTTTCGTCCCTGATGATCCCTCTCACG GTTTCCTATTGGGGACTAGACAAACTTTGCTGGAGACGAAAGACGGAGGAACCACTTGGGCTCCACGTTCCATACCGTCTGCTGAGGATGAGGACTTTAACTATAGGTTTAATTGCATCAGCTTCAAAGGGAAGGAAGGTTGGATTATAGGCAAGCCAGCTATTCTTTTGTACACTTCAGATGCTGGAGATACATGGAAGCGTATACATAGAGATGCAAAATTGTTTCCTGGTCAAGAACCAGAAAGATGGCAAATAGATGCA GTATATATAAAGGGTACTGGAGAAAAGGGTGCCGAATTGGTAACTGACCAGGGTGCAATATATGTCACATCGAATGGTGGATACAATTGGAAGGCTGCTATTCAGGAGACTGTTTCAGCTACTTTAAATAG AACAGTTTCTAGTGGTATCAGTGGTGCCAGCTACTATACAGGAACATTTAGCACTGTGAATCGCTCACCTGATGGAAAATATGTCGCTGTTTCAAGCCGTGGTAACTTCTATCTGACATGGGAACCAGGTCAG GCTTATTGGCAGCCTCATAATAGGGCTATTGCCAGAAGAATTCAGAACATGGGATGGAGAGCTGACGGTGGTCTTTGGCTTCTAGCACGTGGTGGGGGACTTTTTCTCAGCAAGGGTACTGGG ATATCTGAGGAATTTGAGGAAATTCCAGTGCAGAGCCGTGGATTCGGGATTCTTGATGTTGGATACCGATCAGAG GATGAGGCTTGGGCTGCTGGTGGCAGTGGTGTTCTGCTGAAAACCACAAACAGTGGGAAGACCTGGGTCCGTGACAGAGCAGCTGACAACATCGCTGCTAATCTTTACTCTGTCAA GTTCATAAATGACAAACAGGGATTTGTACTGGGGAACGACGGAGTCTTGCTGAAATATCTAGGATGA